A region from the Silene latifolia isolate original U9 population chromosome 7, ASM4854445v1, whole genome shotgun sequence genome encodes:
- the LOC141590146 gene encoding uncharacterized protein LOC141590146 — MVLRGGRLFQQYIVDMYVKIGNTRLDFLRLNQDTIRVDLYQGILDTVELEENSACNVGKRIVLPPSFLGGPSDMRRRYLNAMALVQKYGKPDLFITMTCNPNWAEIKAELSAGEQAQNRPDLLARVFHAKLTLLRKQIKEKRIFGEVASMINVVEFQKCGLPHAHFLIILQPAYKITTPENFDQMLLLKFRCMTTLT, encoded by the coding sequence ATGGTTCTTCGTGGAGGGAGGTTGTTCCAGCAATATATTGTGGACATGTATGTGAAAATTGGAAATACGCGCCTGGATTTCTTGCGGTTGAATCAAGATACTATACGAGTAGACCTGTATCAAGGAATTCTAGATACAGTGGAACTAGAAGAAAACAGTGCATGTAATGTCGGGAAGCGAATTGTGTTGCCGCCTTCTTTCCTAGGCGGCCCTAGCGATATGCGGAGGCGGTATTTAAATGCAATGGCTCTTGTCCAAAAATATGGGAAGCCAGATTTATTCATAACTATGACATGCAATCCAAACTGGGCTGAAATCAAAGCTGAACTTTCTGCTGGTGAACAAGCACAAAATAGGCCTGATCTGTTGGCCCGGGTATTCCATGCTAAACTAACATTGCTCCGAAAACAAATCAAAGAGAAGAGGATATTCGGAGAAGTGGCCTCTATGATTAATGTAGTTGAGTTTCAGAAGTGTGGCTTACCTCATGCACACTTCCTCATCATTCTTCAACCAGCATACAAAATTACAACACCTGAAAATTTTGATCAAATGTTGCTGCTGAAATTCCGTTGCATGACAACCCTCACCTAA
- the LOC141590145 gene encoding uncharacterized protein LOC141590145, with translation MLTEFFTTNAAIKEGPKYLYSEFPEHFVWHEKLKKWKGRNHGVLIGRVAHASPGEGERYYLRLLLAHVRGPTSFDDILTVNDVYCVSFQEAALKRGILEQYNAAEQCMDEAIQVEMPNALRRLFATILIFGCPENPAEFWEQYYIPLSDDFRKQFPGQTLKILYLTAETKLQSTRDISDAMNSPVPLLQLASLKDLNVRQRAAYKTIIQNVKGNKAGAFFIDGPGGTGKTFLYGALYSKQEAVEASIVSSPIWLSLTKFSLTENIRAREDPKFAEFLLRLGNGELQTVASSLVQLPPHIMLEESGEKESEQDLIDAVFPEIQQSCFNPDIFNVRVILTPCNADVHCINSALIEKFSGPKHVYHSFDSVVDDNSNVYPAEFLNSLCSSGMTPHQLVLKDNSPVIITEFRPCSGAL, from the exons ATGCTTACTGAATTTTTCACAACCAATGCTGCAATAAAAGAAGGCCCCAAATATCTATATAGTGAATTCCCTGAGCATTTTGTGTGGCATGAGAAACTTAAAAAATGGAAAGGGAGGAATCATGGTGTATTAATTGGCCGAGTTGCGCATGCTTCTCCTGGGGAAGGGGAACGCTACTACCTTCGGTTACTTTTAGCACATGTTAGGGGGCCTACATCTTTTGACGATATTTTGACAGTGAACGATGTCTATTGTGTGTCATTTCAAGAAGCTGCGCTAAAGAGGGGGATACTTGAGCAGTATAATGCAGCAGAACAGTGTATGGACGAAGCTATACAGGTTGAAATGCCAAATGCTCTTAGGCGACTATTTGCAACTATTCTTATATTCGGTTGCCCAGAGAACCCTGCTGAATTTTGGGAACAATATTACATACCACTTTCTGATGATTTTAGGAAACAGTTTCCTGGACAGACCTTGAAGATACTATATTTAACGGCAG AAACAAAGCTTCAAAGTACCAGGGATATTAGTGATGCTATGAATTCACCAGTGCCCCTTTTGCAGTTAGCTTCACTGAAAGATCTCAACGTCAGGCAGCGCGCTGCATATAAGACGATCATTCAAAATGTCAAGGGAAACAAAGCAGGAGCGTTTTTCATTGATGGGCCCGGAGGAACTGGTAAAACTTTTTTATATGGTGCTCTATATTCAAAG CAAGAAGCAGTTGAAGCAAGCATTGTCAGTTCTCCAATTTGGCTCAGCCTAACAAAATTTAGCCTTACTGAAAATATCAGGGCAAGAGAGGATCCTAAGTTTGCCGAATTTCTTCTCCGCTTGGGTAATGGAGAACTACAGACTGTGGCAAGTAGCTTGGTGCAGCTGCCTCCACATATAATGTTAGAAGAAAGTGGAGAGAAGGAGTCGGAACAGGATCTAATTGATGCAGTGTTTCCAGAGATACAGCAAAGCTGTTTTAATCCTGACATTTTCAATGTACGAGTTATTTTAACTCCGTGCAATGCCGATGTTCATTGCATAAATAGTGCTCTGATCGAAAAGTTCTCAGGGCCAAAACATGTCTACCATAGTTTTGACAGTGTTGTTGATGACAATTCAAATGTATACCCTGCAGAATTTCTAAACTCCCTATGCTCTTCTGGAATGACGCCACATCAGCTTGTTCTGAAGGACAACTCACCAGTGATTATTACGGAATTTAGACCCTGCAGCGGGGCTCTGTAA